TTGGTAGTGTGATGATTAAGGTGAAGGGGTTAGAACAGTTCTTGGCTTACTCTAGTGAGAAGCCTAGTGGGGTTAGTTTGAATGGGAAAGCAGTGGACTTTGAGTGGGCTGATAATGAGAGATTATGGTTTGAAGTTCCATGGATTGGTGGTGAACTATCTGAGGTTCTCATCAAATTTAAGTACTTGTTATGACTTGGATTTTCAATTCATTGGCACCTTACTTCCATTTCCAAGAGATCTTTGTTATGTCACATAttggtggtgtgcaaccaaaaatgagaaaatggGACATGAAATGGAAGGTTTGGTGTGATgggtagatttatttatttatttattattattttaatcttgaTAGTGTAATAACTAATATTTGTGACATTGGATTGCAAGCATTAGCAAAGCTTTCTTTTCTATATATAAGCATTGTATGTTGCACTTTTTAGTATTGTGATATTCTTTAATGTTTTTAATTAAGGAAGTGTTTGGATGCAAAACTGAATTTAGCTGCTAATGTTTAGTTTAATCAAGTGGGAATGACAGAAGTCAAGGATGTTTCCTAGTATTTCTAATGAGGAGGCCATCCTAAAATGCAGTTTCTTTTCTTTACCAGGATTGGAATTTGAACCCTGACAGTTGTGAATTCTAATGATCGAAATTAAAATTTGGTTATCTCCAATTTAGTAGActgattattgcaattcaattttatAGTGCTTCCAAACGCAACTCTCGCGTCTCTGTGACATTTCACTTGTTTTTTAAGCAATCGAAAGATGTAGAAACTTGCAGAATAAAGCATGACATGCTGATCAGTACTTGGTGGAGGACACATCTTAACTTCCCTTCAATTAAGAGCACGATCAGAAGACATGATCAGCAGTGGCCCACCCACATAGTGGCCCTTCCCTTTGACTAAGGGTGGCCCACTAACTGCGGTGTTTGAGTACAGAAGAAGCAAGTTATGTGCTACAAGAAGCCCTTTGGGGAGAATGTGGAGCTCATCAGGTTGGTTGGAATTTATTTCACTGTATTCATCGTAAAGGATATTATTGGCCTTCCATGTTCAAAGATACAATAGGTCATGCGAAACGGTGTAATGAATGTCAAGTACTGGGTGATATTATACATGTGACTCCCGAAGATTTACATCAGTCGGTAGCTTCCTGACCGTTCGCAGCTTGGGGATTCGACCACCAAATCTTGAATCAGAAATAATTGGGAGAACACCAAACTTGATTCTATTCATGGAACCGAGGAACCTGCCcttgtatggcctagatgagtgGTCCATCTGAAGTGTGACAGGTAGAAGAAATTTCCAACCATCCAAATCGTCATTCAGTTGCTGTGTTTGTTGTTATTAAGGAGATTTAGCCTTTAATATTTGATTATCAGAAGATATAAAAGAGAATTACATACATAAACTAACACAACAAGATTAAAGAGATGAAATATGAAAAGTAATGAGAAGTAAATGCATTTGTAAGGAGTGAGAAGTAATGAAAGAGATGTAGAATCTTTCACTTTTGAACAGATAAGTGATGAATGGTGGATAGTTGTTTTGGGCAAACACATAAAGACAACCAACCACTTGGTTTCATGGACAATGATAAGAGGGTATTTTTTGCCATGacccatatgcatgcatgcatgccatgGCCTTTAATGAACATgggtatgcatgcatgcatccatgtACTTCATTCCAGTTGCTTTTGTGTTATTTCTAAGGGATGCGAACCATGGAACATCTGATGGGTGTTCATGAAAATCCTGAATAGATATATGTTTGTTTTGTATTTAGAAGTGTTTAGTAGGAGATATGCCAAAGATTTCTGTAGTGATGCAGAGATAACAATGGGGTTCTGAAAATCATTTCATGTACATTAACATAATAGTGGGCCCAACTGTGGATAGATTACATGTTGAAAATCATATGATCATGACAGTCCAAATGGATGTTTAAAAGAAAAATGGTGGTTAGTTCAAATTCGACGGATGATAAGATTGTCTGGTCAGTCTGATATTCGCACTCTGAATCCATCCATAACAAGCCCACgatatggatggtctggattcgcTTATGGTATGGTGGATAAGTGATGTAGAAAGTGTCACAGatatattcctagcatggttggaccaaaagaaggtggacagtaaattgatcataacatttgatctgggtatcgttacGTCGCACCAGATCGAGTATCAAGAACCCAAGCAGCACGAGGACtccaggacgagttcttttgaagtggaggggactgatgaagagagggtcatggacactttcatgtccaagatgaaccagagaagacCTGATCGGAGGCGGAACTCATCAAGACTGCTAGAactttaaaacaggcatatctcgcaagccagaatgagttactcgatgaaccatatatgattttggggtaggacgagctactttagccaaccaacccagttaccaggttgcccacgccgaatttgtgagatttcatcataTTGACGGTTGAATTCCaagtttatttccgtttttattatttttagtaagttttagtttgattataactcttcatctgttgggctttaagagttgtgtataatataaaaagtgtttataaaaaattaggagaataacatagttaatccacataggacacttactatgaatagaaaatttactatttatagtaagttgcgaattcaaggagttttagttgtagtttgattatgaaatttctcccattgcttagtatccctatttaaagggttatgaatttgtttatttaattaatcaatcaaattacaaattttatagaatatatttctattttttttacttttttttttttttttttctcgtggattcgagaagtctccgtgaggagtctagggaagctctgtggattcggagtagttatccttgacgaagacggtgatcgacatcatcacattcatccctgcgtaaATGAGGTGACAAAACAACTAAGTTATGTAACATTCTTTTACCTTATAAAGCAACTGGGTGGGATTAGTTGGTAGGGAGTGCCAATCTTTGAGGATGAGTTTCATATATGTTCTTGTCAGCAGCACCCAAAGATCGAAAGCATGACATATGGGCTGACCAGCTTCTTTGGACGCTTTTTTCAAGTTTTCTACAGAAATCAAATAGTAGTGTGGGTATTCTATGTGAGGAATGTCCCATCTTCAAGTTCCAACCTGTCCATTTATAAGGTGGGGCCGCTCATGTACGAAGATACAGAGAGAGAAATGATAACTGTCTGCGTTCAATCAATGTGTGTTTGCTCACATGATGAGTGGTTCACCTGATTACATTCACAGAATGCACcctatatgagagagagagagagaccatgtgATGTCTTTCTGTGTTTCTGAAATACTAGTCCTTGTCCATTAAATGATAACCTAACATTCTGCATCATACATTGTATTTTGGACGATGAATGATAACAACATTAAAGATGCCTGACCATGAGgggatgtcatggtacacctaacATTGCAGATGAAGACTCACCCAAGGTGGCCCACCTACAAAATGTTGCAATTACAAAGCATTTAAATAAGAATAAAGTATATTTCACCAATTCATATACATTTCActagattaaatgttgtgatggccACCGTGATCCTATATTAGTAGCTTTAATGGACTAGATTGTAGAAGTGTTACCCGTACTATCCAACAATTGCATTGATTAACTATGATTGTTTTCTTTAATACTAAAACATGTTTTCAAAGATTAATCAATGACATTGATCAATATGGCCCAAGTAGGAGAATacaagaattctataaggtggaccttattgatcaacggtctgtaTCGCCCTAAGGGTTGGAAAATATGATCAGGCATACCAGTagaccccactaagttgtgattcatctaaaGTCGTGTAAGGGATGGTGCGCTACAACTGTGTCACACGCACAGTGTTCTAGTTGGACTAGGATTGTGTTGAGCTTAAGGGAGATGAGTTTCAATGGGTTTTAAGCTCCTCAACCCTCTAAATTATAAAAGTAGGGCTCGGTCCCCAAACCTATATACGACTGAGACTTCTATTCCCATCTCAGTGCTTCTCTGAACATGTAAGGTGCAGAAGACTACCACATCAAGCCTACAGCAATGGCGTCCTAATCAAGTACGGATTTTGATTTCTGGATCCCCATTTTCAATGCAATGATCTGTCCGTACAATTCCACAATCAAGTATAACACATTTCACctatacatatctatatatgctATGCTAAACACATTTATTCCAAGCTAATGAATCTAATCCAAGCTTGCAGTAAGATAATTAAGCAAAGGAGAGTTATTAGATATTCTGGCTGGGCgtgacacttgatatgcaggcagtagaaattgcatgtggcatacattaactcaaattaaattgacTAAATTGCAAAACCCAATTTCGATAAGtcattccaaaaatcagattggttgaacaagcCTAACCTCTGATAAATGGACACTTTTTTGTTGAAACAGAACCATTGGATATTCTTTATTTCTAACCATCCCtcaaaatgtccaccaatctgacagTGAGATAATAAGAAAAATCTTAACTTTTGTTCATGATTCGtctctaagtgcctgcatatcaccCATCACattctgtcagagtatcaaagtttttccccTGCACTACATCTACCCATCTCTAATCCAAGCTTGTGATAGGCTTAAGCCTCTGATAAGCTAAAATCAGGATTTTCCATCTTCTGGGTTAGAAATCAGGATGTTCCACCCCTTAGGTGGGCCAATGTGTACAGAACATATGGATGAATATGAAAAATTGTTTTAGTTGTCCATTTTTTTATGTgcatcgtggcccacctgatgactgaaaCGGCCCATTTTTGGAGCTACAAGATGTAATCAGAGTGGCCAGCCTGATTGAAAGCAATGAACATTAGTACATTTTCTCATGTGTAGATGGGTGGGTTTGTGAACTTCCTGATAGATGATTCAAAGAGTCTTGGTGTGGGACTAGCActgcaaaaaaattttaaaaagttttatGACCAAATCTTGTCATTCTACTAATGGAAATTGTTTCATACATAGAAAAGCATGCTAACAAAATACCAAATGAATCATGACCTTTAATGCCATGGCCAGTTTGTGGCCTACCTTATCACGTCCAATATCAATGGTATAGAAACATATAatcaaagaagaaaaataaagcgACTTTCCTATATCAACGAGGAAAGAAATCCCCCTCCCTTGAAGCAACACTATCAAGCTTGGGCAAGTTGTCGAACATTCATCGGAAAAATATCATTAGAATCCCCATCCATCAACCGCATTGCTATGATTGAATTAGCAGCATCTGAAGGATGGTACGGGTCCCAAAAGACATACTTTGATCGGTCCAGACACACTTTAGATGACAGCCCACATGGTATCAAACCTCCAAATCTTCCAGCAGCAGAGCAACATGCAGAACAAGGATTCTCGAAACCTGTAAACTCAAAATCAGTTTTGGCCCAATAATAAGCACAAGGCACATTATAGTATAGAGGAATGATACTATGACAGACACACTTCATGTAGTATCATAAACGGCCAGCAAAACATCtctattgtacatgtggcactggTGTCTGGTGATCAGGATCATTCATTTGCTGGGCCACATCCCCAAAAGAGTAGGCTATCAAATTTTGGCCCAAAAGAGTAGGCTATCAAATTTTGGTACGCATCCCATCATCGGGGCAAGAAAAGCGACAGTCGACTTGAGAATGAGACATTTTCAACTTGGACTAACAACCATGTAGTCCGAGCCATGTAACGATTATGTTTTTGGCCCATAACCCACCCACATTGcgcccaccagatcaatggtcccAATTGCAATACATGTTTGCCCCTTTATGGAACTTCTATGAAGCCTGAATCATGATAGCGTTTCTCTTATAGTGTATTACCGTAACTGCTGAAGTTCTGAATGATATCTGATACAATGCGGTAAACATCCGCATAGACGAATAGAGCTCCTTCAAGATTTAAGTTTAACTCCATGACAAGACTCTTCAACTTCATGTTGAAGGAATTGGCTAGTTGGTTCGGGAATGGGACGCAGTTCTCACCAACCATTGGATTGATTTCCCTTTCAAACGGAATGCAGCCGATAGGTCCAACGTTTACCACAATGATCTTTCTAGCATCCAAACTATATAGTCTctataatgaaaaaaaagaaaaaagaaaaaaataaaaaaaggaaaggtCAGGTTAGATTACAGTAACAAAAATTGGAAAGAAATCAAATATCCTCAGTGGTGAGGAATTACTGTTAATTGAAGCCTGTATTTTGTGATCATAGAATCTACGAACGCTTCCGGAGAAACCAAGTTCCTTCCACCATTTGATACTCCGGGCATTAAGTAGTTGTTGATGAAATCATTCGAGCCCATTGTTATGGAGAAGATGGAGTTTTTCAACAGTTTCAAAGTCTCGGGCATGCCGATGCTTGAGAGCATGTCTTGTCTGGTGTTGGCATAGTTATCAATCTGTGCATCCAAGTTGATGCGGCCAACCTGCAAAGACCACACATCTCGTGTATCAAGTTGGAAATACTGAATGATAAAGTGGCAAGTGGCCAACCCCGCACAATGTGGGACATCCGAGCCAtgcttcaggtgggccccaccaacctgACCTGGAAATCAGGCTTGtcaaactcatcaggtgggccagacataGTACAGCAATGGACGGCTTAAAGATTTCAAGACCACATTCAGCATACACATAGCCCCCCATTCACTCCTGGGACATTCCACATGCCAGGTTGGTGCATGTGGGCTGTGTGTGAGCTTAGCAAAGCCCTAAAACTGCCTGGATACATCATAGTACTtctattgaagaattcaagaatttgtATGACTGCACCATAAGGAACATAAATGGAAAGTTTTCCAACATATAGATGGCAATACTTGAAAATTGATGTGAAAGAACTGAAACTGAACTGCCTGAATAAGACATACTTAAGACTGCGTTTGGATTgggccatgagaaaaagaattcACAGTACTTGGGACATCTACTTTTTTCagaaattgcaaaaataaaaaataaatcatcatgTGTAAGAGACTTGATAGCTATCTAGTGTAGGTAGGATTATGTAAATCTAAAAACAGTAGGATCTCTCTCCAAATGTGTAATGTGTACAGAAGAGCTATTTCTTTCAAACACAACCCAAAAGAGGTCTATCTTCCAGATTCATGAAAAATTCATGAAGATTAGAAATTCCAAAAGGGGGAAAAAGATTTTGTGAAGGACTTCAATGGCATGGAGGcgcttaaaaaaaagaaaaaaaaccaagtAGAACCAATGATTTCCATTAATCTAATGCATGTAAACTGGAATTAAAGACTTACAAAAATCTTGCCAGTCTCGTTAAGGATTCCTCCTCCGCCGGACGCGTAATTGACCCCATGGAAAGCTGCAGCTCCAGCAGTAGTTGGAGCTAAATAGGGAGGTGTGAAACCCGTCAAACCCAATTCCTGACCTGATGAATCAAATTCAAAAGACACCCAACATCAAGTTCTCAAAAATTGCAGGTAAATAGATTATCAGTGACAACAGATGCAAGGAAAAAGGATCAAACAATTTAGATAACGGTCATTGCCTATCAGATCAACAGTTGTTCTTCCATTTGTGTAGCGGCCGGTTGGCTGCCGATATGGCATAAAGTCAATGCCGTTCGGCACCATATCAGCCTTCGAGAGAGAAACGATATAGTTGTTGTTTCCAGCATCAACCAATGAATCTCCAAAAACAAAAGAAGCAGGAATGCCATCTACTGAGCAGATACCCAACAAGAGGAAACCCGCAATTGCAGACAGAAACGCGATAATAAAACGATGATTTATGAAAGAATCCATTACAAGACGCACAAAAGCACAAAGCAATGAAATCGCAAGGAAGTGTGAAGTTTCTTCACTAAATATTATGAATCTTTGGAAAATCCAAGCTGTTAATCATAAAGTTTTCAAATATCTGGTAGAACGATTATGAAgattcaaggttttttttttttcccgctaGAAGTTCAGTTATGAACAATGAAACAAAATAAAGCAATTAAGATTTGTAATAAAAAAAAAGTGAAGATTTGAACTTAATTATCACTTATTCAAATCTCAGAGAAGATAAGAAAATCTACTCAAGATTTGAGATTTTGTCTTACAATGTGAGATGGGCAATTCAAATTTCTTAGTagaaaatgaaggggaaaaaaaggaCCCAAGATCACAGTGAatcaaaaatcaataaaaattcaaGCCTTTTCAGCTCTCTCTCCATATGGGTAGTTCAAATTACTAAAAAAGCAAAGGACCCATCTTCATCTGATTTTGACGAAGACTGAACACTAAAAGACCAGAAAACCACTGAATCCAAGCACTCCAATCTATATCTCCAGATGGGTATTTCAAATTCCCCTCTAGAAACAACTCCCCAATAAGAAAAAACAGAAACCCAGATCAAAGATTCAAGCTTTATCTCCAGGTAAAAAACCCAAAGATCAAAGACAGAAAAACAACCAAATCCAAGCACTCCAAGCTATATCACCAGATGGGTATTTCAAATTCCCTTTTAAAAACAAATCCTCAAGAAGAGAATACAAAGACCAAGATCAAAAACTCAGAACCCATAAAGATGCCATCTCCATCTGCATGAGATGAGACAAGAAAATCAGACCGCATACCTTTTTATAGACGGGGGTCGAAGGAGATGAGATGGAAGGAGAGGGCATTGAATGGCCTGCAAGATTACTACCAAACCCGTGAGATTGACTGGCTTGAGAAGAACTCTGAGAGTACGAGTTGAAAGGCTGGATGCTGATGCTTGTTTTGGGATGATGGACTTGAAAATGAGAGGGaattttggaaacggattggctactccccctgacaccagccccggagctggtggtcggtgctctgtgggccccacaatgatgtatttgtttcatccattccgttcatcccttttaaaatatcattttatttgtttttccaaaaaatgagagggatataaatctcaaatggatcacaccacaggaaaaaaatagtgattggatatccatcattcaaatcctcctaaggcctaatgtactgtttatttgaaatccaatccgtttattaggtcataaagacccagatgaagggataaaacaaagatcaacttgatccaatacttttatggcccccaaaaatctTTTAACGGTCGAAGctctttcaacactgtttcctgtaatgtggtccacttgagattgggatatatctcattttttttttttagcataaattaatctagaaaaatagatagacggaatggatgaaacacgtacatcatgatgggcccacagagcaccgaccaccagctccggggctggtgtcagggggagtagccaatccgtttccggaattTTTATCCGTAGACTGTAGGCagagaagagtatttactcttccgtcttttcattttaattttctctctcttttttacttttttattttctgcACGGATGAGTTTTGATgaattcggaagcggattggttggtgtacctcgcAACAGCTGTATGGCTGCTGTATTGGCGTCAGCAAGTTcaatgggtctgatcatgaggtatgtattatatccaaaccgtccatccatttggcgagcttgtattAAGACTATAtaagaaaaataaggcagatataactatcaagtggaccacacttcaaaaggAAGTGGATGATTaaacgtcaaccattgaaaccatttttgaggtcaaagaagttttggatcaatatgaagttttttccccttcattcaggtacctttgaccttatgaacagattggatggaaaataaacgttatggtgggccctacaaattgtttaacagtgaaagccattatctctgctgctatttgtggtgtggtccaaatgaacttcggatataattcattttttatataatgctctaaaatgatttctaaaactagatgaatgatttagatataataaatacatcactgtggagcccacgtaactttaatctcctttgaaccgtttgtacaactcggagccgGAGGAGCTTCACGACACATACAGCAgttgtatagctggtgtgtggtacaccagccaatccgcttccatttaaTTCTTAGCCTGCAACAGAACCCAAcaggcgcggattaggtactaccccagcctgtcccgagctccggaCAGGTGGAGGCTTTGAGGGCCACTGAAGGGCGACCGTGATgtttgaattttatccacactgtccatcatttttttcatataattttaaaatattggaCCGAAAACAAGATAGAttaaaagcttaaatggaccacacagtgggaattaaattcctaccattgaaaaaatctCAGGGActacataagtttcggatcaagatgatatttgtttttcacttcAAACAGGTGTATATGATCGTATCAACAggtcagatggaaaataagcgaCACCGTGgaccctaataaggtttcaatggtgggcatcctgaGCACGGcttcttcatgtggtgtggtccacttgaaccttggatctatcttattttcagtCACACATTTTGAAATTACATGAAaagatagatgaacggtgtggataaaagtcatacatcacggtggccctttaGTGGCCCTTGGAGGCTCCGCCTGTCCCGGCctcggaacaggcgggggtagtacctaatcctcGCCCGAACCTAAATAATCAAATCCAACAGCTATGCTTTCTCTTGCACTTAAATGCAACCCACAGATCCATCCGCCAATCACAAAAGACACCCACACGTGGCACGTGTGCTTCATCTTGGACATTCATCGAATTTCTGGATGGAAATGTCGGATCTCAGAAATCAGGCCGGGCCACTCATCAAGGGCCCGCTAGGgtagggagcagattaggtgtcaCCCTTATAGGTACTACTCttccagggcccaccttgatgattttttttttatactgatgtcatccatccgtttttttagatcattttatgacgtaATACCAAAATTTAAGAAGATACAAATGTAACActctgaaaatcgggagtcgtcCATacactcaactcccaagttcctgaGTGTCatttataaccgattttcattaatatgcatttaatcaggtttaaatacacagcctgaaattttctggaacatgaagcacaaccatacGTGTATACTGAAATGCGAGAGATCAAgcatatatatacaggtccaaaatatACATGGGTCGCACTAGGCGTtgtccaacaaaatcacaaaagaataatatgtccaaaagaataaagctgagtctACTACTAAGCGATCCAACGTCTCATCTACTGAGCTGACAAATACCTGCTCATcaattggaagtaggagaactcgtcctcctcctcgaggctctcGTTGCCgggctcctcatactctgcatcacctgcatctacaggctggtctagttggtgttttaaaacactgtttcagagtgagagtgagtgatcaactcagtgggtgctattaatcttaagttgtaatagACATCAGTTACattatgtaacatcctgaattttcattgttttggatttctaaaaaaattcttgaaattttttttattaattaacttataatgtcacttaatgatcattagcactcaatgaaattttaaacacgggtggaaccagtaaagaaccgcacaagtccgtttaatcaaccgtatgaagccaacgaatccgcccgatcacctgaacatcaagtttaaccccatgattcactcacgggggacccaaatctaaccgactcatCGCTGAtgaatcaagacaatcataattaAATTAAAGATCCAACCAAAGCCGAATCAGACAAGGTccggatcttggctaatagaccaaaggaaccccattactcttttatcCTAAAACCGACGATTTAGAGTGATCACGACTAAATCtccacttccactagttataaataggctaccctataaatatagttaatccaaaccttgatcattgcccatgagaaatctcaatacctaattcatttcaaaaatagcccgattttccgaacaagctctagaccgctcgttggtgggccattagttccaaaattatagagtaatgttcatcttactgggcttgacgtccatcgcgggagtcggacctagatagtgtccagaaccgctcaacttgagccgaaggatgagtgcatgagaagcgcaaataccctaaagaaaggatctggaacttaagtgaattgagtcatctactcttatgcaaagttgaggatttcggaccgtcggtttgtgaccaaacttcacacgtggagtaaggatatttccctactcatatccgtatagttgtggccccgatcgaccatcggtgaccgttgaacagacttctaatcatatttgtcggtcggtgcatccaaatggcgggccgatcatgttcatacgtagatcatcattagggctaactatcctacggtgtatatcaattagtacaccctatagtgggccttagagttTAGAAAGACTCTCTCATAggtttagtatagtaaaaacccaacacttggggctatttccaccaaatctggcattataaaagggcctcatttgggcaccccctctccccacacaattttgccctagaagagagagaagagagaaaaaggagaagagaaagaggagaaaggaggagaaagagaggaagaagagggtgaaggagggtgttgttgatggtggggcccaaggaagctcaaccttgcaactctccacctcttctccaagaaaaccctccaccacaaccgcaAGAACCGCTTCCGTTGATTATGTAGGTAAATCCCtcacccctttttccttaaaacccttgtgatgagaagggatttcatggatttctaacatgcaaatggttgttttagggaatccggccgtccgaccccaaaagcctcaTTCCTAGGTTGTTTCCCAAGTCTCCaacataggtgcggactattgtttttaggtggcctaacaccaattttagtacgagcttaatgattttgattgcttggatgtggtATTTAAAATTCTAGAGAGAACCCTAGGAACTATATGTTCGTTGGAATGGTATGGATGTGCATGCTTAGCTCTCAAATTTggtgttgttcttgcctctcacatgatattAAGTATGGATATTAGTATGCTCATGTTTGCTTGATTCTTTTCCCTCATATGTGATGCTtcattgtgtgtatgatttattacccTTGTGCTCATGAATtcttaagatggaggaagtgcttaacttcctcgcAAACCCACATACTCACACGCACCTTGTTTATTAATAATGTTTGCTTGCTTGGTAGAAGTATTtattttgtatggttgagataCATGAGAACTTGTTGTTGATAACCTGGATAGTTGGCAGGTTATGGACCACCCTCACACTCTTAGGTTGGTAAGGAACATGAGGatagacggtagtcccatcggtagtaCTATGTTAGGGCTAG
This DNA window, taken from Magnolia sinica isolate HGM2019 chromosome 14, MsV1, whole genome shotgun sequence, encodes the following:
- the LOC131225719 gene encoding GDSL esterase/lipase At4g16230-like isoform X2, whose translation is MDSFINHRFIIAFLSAIAGFLLLGICSVDGIPASFVFGDSLVDAGNNNYIVSLSKADMVPNGIDFMPYRQPTGRYTNGRTTVDLIGQELGLTGFTPPYLAPTTAGAAAFHGVNYASGGGGILNETGKIFVGRINLDAQIDNYANTRQDMLSSIGMPETLKLLKNSIFSITMGSNDFINNYLMPGVSNGGRNLVSPEAFVDSMITKYRLQLTRLYSLDARKIIVVNVGPIGCIPFEREINPMVGENCVPFPNQLANSFNMKLKSLVMELNLNLEGALFVYADVYRIVSDIIQNFSSFENPCSACCSAAGRFGGLIPCGLSSKVCLDRSKYVFWDPYHPSDAANSIIAMRLMDGDSNDIFPMNVRQLAQA
- the LOC131225719 gene encoding GDSL esterase/lipase At4g16230-like isoform X1, translating into MDSFINHRFIIAFLSAIAGFLLLGICSVDGIPASFVFGDSLVDAGNNNYIVSLSKADMVPNGIDFMPYRQPTGRYTNGRTTVDLIGQELGLTGFTPPYLAPTTAGAAAFHGVNYASGGGGILNETGKIFVGRINLDAQIDNYANTRQDMLSSIGMPETLKLLKNSIFSITMGSNDFINNYLMPGVSNGGRNLVSPEAFVDSMITKYRLQLTRLYSLDARKIIVVNVGPIGCIPFEREINPMVGENCVPFPNQLANSFNMKLKSLVMELNLNLEGALFVYADVYRIVSDIIQNFSSYGFENPCSACCSAAGRFGGLIPCGLSSKVCLDRSKYVFWDPYHPSDAANSIIAMRLMDGDSNDIFPMNVRQLAQA
- the LOC131225719 gene encoding GDSL esterase/lipase At4g16230-like isoform X3; this translates as MLSSIGMPETLKLLKNSIFSITMGSNDFINNYLMPGVSNGGRNLVSPEAFVDSMITKYRLQLTRLYSLDARKIIVVNVGPIGCIPFEREINPMVGENCVPFPNQLANSFNMKLKSLVMELNLNLEGALFVYADVYRIVSDIIQNFSSYGFENPCSACCSAAGRFGGLIPCGLSSKVCLDRSKYVFWDPYHPSDAANSIIAMRLMDGDSNDIFPMNVRQLAQA